One region of Mycolicibacterium rhodesiae NBB3 genomic DNA includes:
- a CDS encoding lysophospholipid acyltransferase family protein, with translation MGIMRPFLKRYFRSEVRGLENVPPGGALLVCNHSGGMLPMDVPILAADFYDHHGYDRPLYTLSHDMLSVGPTGDFFKKIGYISANHANADEALRSGGLVVVFPGGDYDVYRPTFTENVIDFGGRTGYVKAALNAGVPIVPAVGIGGQETQIFLTRGTWLAEKLGPIARLARTKIVPVSFGFPFGLSLVVPPNIPLPSKIVMKVLPAIDLAAEFGEDPDIDEIDAHVRRVMQRALDELAGERRLPVLG, from the coding sequence ATGGGAATCATGCGTCCCTTCCTCAAACGGTACTTCCGGTCCGAGGTGCGGGGACTGGAGAACGTGCCACCCGGCGGCGCCCTGCTGGTGTGCAACCACTCCGGCGGCATGCTTCCGATGGACGTCCCGATCCTTGCCGCCGACTTCTACGATCACCACGGCTACGACCGCCCGCTCTACACGCTCAGCCACGACATGCTCTCGGTCGGGCCGACGGGCGACTTCTTCAAGAAGATCGGCTATATCAGTGCCAACCACGCCAACGCCGATGAGGCGCTGCGCTCCGGTGGTCTGGTGGTGGTGTTCCCTGGCGGCGACTACGACGTGTACCGCCCGACGTTCACCGAGAACGTCATCGATTTCGGCGGCCGTACCGGCTACGTGAAGGCGGCATTGAACGCCGGCGTGCCGATCGTGCCCGCGGTCGGCATCGGGGGGCAGGAGACACAGATCTTCCTCACTCGCGGGACCTGGCTGGCCGAGAAGCTGGGACCGATCGCCCGCCTGGCCCGCACCAAGATCGTGCCGGTGTCCTTCGGATTCCCGTTCGGGCTGTCCCTGGTGGTTCCGCCCAACATTCCGCTGCCGTCCAAGATCGTCATGAAGGTGCTGCCGGCGATCGACCTGGCAGCCGAGTTCGGTGAGGACCCGGACATCGACGAGATCGACGCGCACGTGCGGCGCGTGATGCAGCGGGCACTGGACGAGCTGGCCGGCGAACGTCGCCTCCCGGTGTTGGGCTGA
- a CDS encoding alpha/beta hydrolase codes for MSKRRYPLLRAVAELVNAANGVQPIAREGYPTIGVFAFGWPTSEMSPVYMGVSMLDALRRGLRGDFRGTRGRIALGLTTIAWALLYLIHHRNVSSQPYFEEPLRETLGEDYEHVGSRSQPTRRRHTRIGIWPTELVRRRYVEKAGTVQYGPHGRVNRADIWRRADLPRDGKAPVLLQVPGGAWSIGMRRPQSYALLSHMAERGWVCLSIDYRVSPKHTWPDHIVDVKRALAWIKENIADYGGDPEFVAVTGGSAGGHLSSLAALTPNDPQWQPGFEDADTSVVAAVPIYGRYDWFTVTGSGRKEFIGFLQKFVVKKPFVQNRKTYLDASSITRVHPDAPPFFILHGQDDAIIPVGEGREFAEALREVSTSAVAYAEIPHAQHAFDFYYGSPRAHYTAQAVEKFLSWVHAKRKSAEPTIRT; via the coding sequence ATGAGCAAGCGTCGCTATCCCTTGCTGCGCGCGGTCGCAGAACTCGTCAACGCCGCCAACGGCGTGCAGCCGATCGCCCGCGAGGGCTACCCGACGATCGGTGTGTTCGCGTTCGGCTGGCCGACGTCGGAGATGTCACCGGTGTACATGGGCGTCTCTATGCTCGACGCGCTACGCCGCGGCCTGCGCGGAGACTTCCGCGGCACGCGGGGCCGGATCGCATTGGGACTGACCACGATTGCGTGGGCGTTGTTGTACTTGATCCACCACCGCAACGTTTCGTCGCAACCGTATTTCGAGGAGCCGCTGCGCGAAACTCTCGGTGAAGACTACGAACATGTCGGCAGCCGCTCGCAGCCGACGAGGCGCCGTCACACGCGGATCGGCATATGGCCCACCGAACTGGTCCGCAGGCGCTACGTGGAGAAGGCCGGCACCGTGCAGTACGGCCCGCACGGCCGGGTCAACCGCGCCGACATCTGGCGCCGAGCCGACCTGCCGCGCGATGGGAAGGCCCCCGTGCTGCTGCAAGTGCCCGGCGGCGCATGGTCGATCGGTATGCGACGTCCGCAGTCTTACGCATTGTTGAGTCACATGGCCGAGCGAGGCTGGGTGTGCCTGTCCATCGACTACCGCGTGAGCCCCAAGCACACCTGGCCCGACCACATCGTGGACGTCAAGCGTGCCCTCGCATGGATCAAGGAGAATATCGCCGATTACGGCGGCGATCCGGAATTCGTTGCGGTCACAGGTGGTTCGGCGGGCGGGCATCTGTCATCGTTGGCCGCGCTGACGCCGAACGATCCGCAGTGGCAGCCCGGATTCGAGGATGCCGACACCTCCGTCGTCGCCGCGGTACCGATCTACGGCCGATACGACTGGTTCACCGTAACGGGTTCCGGCCGCAAGGAGTTCATCGGCTTCCTGCAGAAGTTCGTCGTGAAGAAGCCATTCGTCCAGAACAGGAAAACCTATCTCGACGCATCCTCGATCACGCGGGTACACCCTGATGCGCCACCGTTTTTCATCCTGCACGGCCAGGACGACGCCATCATCCCGGTCGGTGAAGGTCGCGAGTTCGCCGAGGCACTGCGCGAAGTGTCGACCTCGGCCGTCGCCTATGCGGAGATTCCGCACGCCCAGCACGCGTTCGACTTCTACTACGGTTCGCCGCGCGCGCACTACACTGCGCAGGCCGTCGAGAAGTTCTTGTCCTGGGTGCACGCGAAGCGCAAGTCGGCCGAGCCGACGATCAGGACATAG